In one Desulfomicrobium escambiense DSM 10707 genomic region, the following are encoded:
- a CDS encoding DUF3343 domain-containing protein has protein sequence MTWLRNLLARRPRPVQGLSDKGMLLFPSTGEVIKAEAVLRRAGLEVAVKGPPPDLRQGCDMVVEFLLVEEMRVREALADGNLQPLRVAVAQDHLLEAVSLYRIKELGPYLMVRAANMKVTVDRRDQRIVNVSGGGCPDVPFLAEALVGKTLDDAPEPRSLGQTLCGYALQLAFEEARRVCRG, from the coding sequence ATGACGTGGCTGCGCAATCTCCTTGCCCGCAGGCCCCGGCCCGTCCAGGGGCTTTCGGACAAGGGGATGCTCCTGTTCCCGAGCACCGGCGAGGTCATCAAGGCCGAGGCGGTCCTGCGCCGGGCCGGGCTGGAGGTGGCGGTCAAGGGGCCGCCGCCGGATTTGCGCCAGGGGTGCGACATGGTTGTCGAATTCCTGCTGGTGGAGGAGATGCGGGTGCGGGAGGCGCTGGCGGATGGCAACCTCCAGCCGCTGCGCGTGGCCGTGGCCCAGGACCATCTGCTCGAGGCGGTCTCGCTGTACCGCATCAAGGAGCTGGGGCCCTACCTGATGGTTCGCGCCGCCAACATGAAGGTCACCGTGGACCGGCGGGACCAGCGCATCGTCAACGTGTCCGGCGGCGGATGCCCGGATGTGCCCTTTCTGGCGGAAGCGCTCGTCGGCAAGACCCTTGACGACGCGCCCGAGCCCCGCAGTCTGGGACAGACTCTGTGCGGCTATGCCCTGCAGCTGGCCTTCGAGGAGGCGAGACGCGTATGTCGTGGCTGA
- a CDS encoding sulfurtransferase TusA family protein, translating into MKQTVDARGLSCPQPVLMAVQAMRAAGAGELEVLVDNDASRENVSRAARSQGWEVAVDELAGGEFRLALVKS; encoded by the coding sequence ATGAAACAGACAGTGGACGCCAGGGGATTGTCCTGCCCCCAGCCGGTGCTCATGGCCGTACAGGCCATGCGTGCGGCAGGGGCCGGGGAACTCGAGGTCCTTGTGGACAATGACGCCAGTCGGGAAAACGTTTCCCGGGCTGCGCGGAGCCAGGGCTGGGAGGTGGCCGTCGACGAGCTCGCCGGCGGGGAGTTCAGGCTGGCGCTGGTCAAATCATGA
- the yedE gene encoding YedE family putative selenium transporter has product MAREVKNVFATTAGILCVGAVIGVVAAFLQKSGNPANMAICVACFGRDIAGALGLHRAAVVQYMRPEIIGFVLGSFAAALAFKEFRPTGGSAPLTRFFLGMIAMIGALVFLGCPWRVILRLAGGDGNALFGLLGLVTGVWIGTLFFKAGFNLGRSQAQSTSAGVLMPLLMLGLLALRVVFPPVAGEAQSGVLWYSLQGPGAAYAPLAISLVAGLGIGFLAQRSRFCTMGAIRDVLLFRQWYLMFGFLALLVAALATNVLLGQFKPGFEGQPVAHTMWFWNFAGMLMAGLAFALAGGCPGRQLFMSGEGNSDAGVFVLGSLVGAGVAHNFGLASSPQGLGPHGLAGVVIGMAVLIFIGFTNRK; this is encoded by the coding sequence ATGGCGCGTGAGGTGAAGAATGTTTTTGCCACAACCGCAGGGATTCTGTGCGTGGGTGCCGTGATCGGGGTGGTTGCCGCATTTTTGCAGAAATCCGGAAACCCGGCGAACATGGCCATCTGCGTGGCCTGCTTTGGCCGCGACATCGCGGGCGCCCTCGGGCTGCACCGGGCCGCGGTGGTGCAGTACATGCGCCCGGAAATCATCGGCTTCGTGCTGGGCTCCTTCGCGGCGGCCCTGGCGTTCAAGGAGTTCCGGCCGACAGGCGGGTCCGCGCCGCTGACGCGTTTTTTCCTCGGCATGATCGCCATGATCGGGGCGTTGGTCTTCCTGGGCTGTCCTTGGCGCGTGATTCTCCGACTGGCCGGCGGCGACGGCAACGCGCTGTTCGGGCTGCTGGGCCTGGTGACCGGCGTCTGGATCGGAACCCTGTTCTTCAAGGCCGGTTTCAACCTGGGGCGCAGCCAGGCGCAATCGACCAGCGCCGGAGTGCTCATGCCTCTGCTGATGCTCGGTCTGCTGGCCTTGAGGGTGGTGTTCCCGCCCGTTGCCGGCGAAGCCCAAAGCGGCGTTCTCTGGTACTCCCTGCAAGGGCCCGGTGCGGCGTACGCCCCGCTTGCGATTTCCCTCGTCGCGGGCCTGGGCATCGGATTTCTGGCCCAGCGCAGCAGGTTCTGCACCATGGGCGCCATCCGTGACGTCCTGCTTTTCAGGCAATGGTACCTCATGTTCGGTTTTCTGGCCCTGCTGGTCGCGGCATTGGCGACCAACGTCCTCCTTGGCCAGTTCAAGCCCGGATTTGAAGGCCAACCCGTGGCGCACACCATGTGGTTCTGGAATTTCGCCGGTATGCTCATGGCCGGGTTGGCCTTTGCCCTGGCCGGCGGATGCCCCGGCAGACAACTCTTCATGTCCGGGGAGGGGAACAGCGACGCCGGGGTGTTCGTGCTGGGCTCCCTCGTGGGCGCCGGCGTGGCGCATAATTTCGGCCTGGCCAGTTCGCCTCAGGGGCTTGGCCCCCACGGCCTGGCCGGGGTCGTCATCGGCATGGCCGTGTTGATCTTCATCGGATTCACGAATCGGAAATAG
- a CDS encoding ABC transporter ATP-binding protein, whose amino-acid sequence MTKAIHAHGLKKSFGTVHAVSDISFTVEQGEVFGLLGPNGAGKTTTINMLTGLARPDAGSIVIQGMDCVARPRSAQHLIGVVPDESNLYPELTGFENLCFCAALYGLPKAERILRARTLLTSFGLEAAADRPFAGYSKGMKRKLTIAAGIIHNPDILFLDEPTTGVDVASARQLRQIVQGLKTRTTVFLTTHYIEGAERLCDRIAFLVAGRIVHTDTVENLLQPVQSRHIMIVSCCGMPGDILDRLQAEFLNLEFTRPEPALLRVESDAPVRVGPLVRFLEDNGGEVAEARRLRPSLEDVFVRVTGLEAASLRKEKEKKGGGQ is encoded by the coding sequence ATGACCAAGGCCATCCACGCTCACGGACTCAAAAAATCCTTCGGGACAGTCCATGCCGTATCCGACATCTCCTTCACCGTTGAACAGGGCGAGGTCTTCGGCCTGCTCGGTCCCAACGGAGCGGGCAAGACCACGACCATCAACATGCTCACGGGACTGGCCCGGCCCGACGCCGGGTCCATCGTCATTCAGGGCATGGACTGCGTGGCCCGACCCCGTTCGGCCCAGCACCTCATCGGCGTGGTGCCGGACGAGAGCAACCTCTACCCGGAGCTGACGGGCTTCGAGAACCTCTGCTTCTGTGCGGCCCTCTACGGCCTGCCCAAGGCGGAACGGATCCTGCGAGCCAGGACGCTGCTGACCTCCTTCGGACTGGAGGCGGCGGCGGACCGCCCCTTCGCCGGGTACTCCAAGGGCATGAAGCGCAAGTTGACCATCGCCGCCGGCATCATCCACAACCCCGACATCCTGTTCCTCGACGAACCGACCACGGGCGTGGATGTGGCCAGCGCGCGCCAGCTGCGACAGATCGTCCAGGGCCTCAAGACCCGCACCACGGTCTTTCTGACCACCCATTACATAGAAGGGGCCGAACGGCTCTGCGACCGCATCGCCTTTCTGGTGGCCGGGCGCATCGTGCACACGGACACGGTCGAGAACCTGCTCCAGCCGGTCCAGTCCCGGCACATCATGATCGTCAGCTGCTGCGGAATGCCTGGGGACATTCTGGACAGGCTCCAGGCCGAGTTCCTGAACCTTGAGTTCACCCGCCCCGAACCGGCGCTGCTGCGGGTGGAGTCGGACGCCCCGGTCCGCGTCGGCCCGCTGGTGCGCTTCCTGGAGGACAATGGCGGGGAGGTGGCCGAGGCGCGACGGCTGCGTCCGTCCCTGGAGGACGTATTTGTGCGCGTCACCGGCCTGGAGGCGGCGTCCCTGCGCAAGGAAAAGGAGAAAAAGGGAGGCGGGCAATGA
- a CDS encoding ABC transporter permease: MKTWIAFWNIMLKDVRTYYLKPPNLSWGLIFPLAWTGMFFIKSGRGMESLAGVLPGVVAVSILFGTTSMLAVTVTFEKKTRSFERLLLAPMPLELIMLAKTGGAIVFETLNAFVPVLLAAWLTDLQQVVWGMFTLATVMIAVASTFQGLFIAVAVSEVFEAQTFSNFFRFPMIFLCGLFVPVASLPWMLRPLSYALPLTYGADILHGAVNGVHAMPLTLDFLALGAFCAALFMGSLWNVKRKWIA; encoded by the coding sequence ATGAAGACGTGGATCGCGTTCTGGAACATCATGCTCAAGGATGTGCGGACCTACTATCTCAAGCCGCCGAACCTGAGCTGGGGCCTCATCTTCCCCCTGGCCTGGACCGGCATGTTCTTCATCAAGTCCGGACGCGGGATGGAGAGCCTGGCCGGCGTGCTGCCCGGCGTGGTGGCCGTGTCCATTCTTTTCGGCACCACGTCCATGCTGGCCGTGACCGTAACCTTTGAAAAGAAGACCAGATCCTTCGAGCGCCTGCTCTTGGCACCCATGCCCCTGGAACTGATCATGCTGGCCAAGACCGGCGGCGCCATCGTCTTCGAGACGCTGAACGCGTTCGTTCCGGTCCTGCTGGCCGCATGGCTGACGGACCTGCAACAGGTCGTCTGGGGGATGTTCACCCTGGCCACGGTCATGATCGCCGTGGCCTCGACCTTCCAGGGCCTGTTCATCGCCGTGGCCGTGAGCGAGGTGTTCGAGGCCCAGACTTTCTCGAACTTCTTCCGCTTCCCGATGATCTTCCTCTGCGGTCTGTTCGTGCCCGTTGCCAGCCTGCCGTGGATGCTGCGCCCCCTGTCCTACGCCCTGCCCCTGACCTATGGCGCGGACATCCTCCACGGAGCCGTGAACGGGGTCCACGCCATGCCCCTGACCCTGGACTTCCTTGCGCTCGGCGCGTTCTGCGCGGCCCTGTTCATGGGCAGCCTGTGGAACGTCAAGCGCAAATGGATTGCATAA
- a CDS encoding DUF190 domain-containing protein has translation MLKSIDVKILKVFVGEAARHKGRPLHEAIVEEARQRGMAGASVCRGFMGFGAGSLLHTAKILRLAEDLPVIVEIVDTPSRVESFLPVVDAMVEEGSIVMQDGQAVFHLPLRIRDVMTEHVATVDIRTPLPAVVDLLLRREVKAVPVMDGRNIAGIVTGGDLLTRARMPLRLDMQGQLPFEQRCEQGAASGFAGLVAQDIMSSPARTLNIKTDVVDALKIMAGKNIKRLPVTADDGTLLGIVSRTDVLATIAKASSVAGHLEILPPGLHSTARDALFTDVPTAGPDTPLADILDQLVRSPLRRVVIVDAERKVLGLVHDWDLLRSFVQKESPGLVARLVRALTSQEPGLPALEGTARDVMTTRVVTARPDAPLAHVIGTLIEKKIKRVVVTDDDGRLLGIVDRDAVLKALARQ, from the coding sequence ATGCTCAAATCGATCGACGTGAAAATTCTCAAGGTGTTCGTGGGCGAGGCCGCACGCCACAAGGGCCGGCCGCTCCACGAAGCCATCGTCGAGGAAGCCAGACAGCGCGGCATGGCCGGAGCTTCGGTCTGCCGGGGTTTCATGGGCTTCGGGGCTGGCAGTCTGCTGCACACGGCCAAGATCCTGCGCCTGGCCGAAGACCTGCCGGTCATCGTCGAGATCGTGGACACGCCGTCGCGCGTCGAATCCTTCCTGCCCGTGGTCGACGCCATGGTCGAGGAAGGCAGCATCGTCATGCAGGACGGGCAGGCCGTCTTCCATCTGCCCCTGCGCATCCGCGACGTGATGACTGAGCATGTCGCCACCGTGGACATCCGTACGCCCCTGCCCGCAGTGGTCGACCTGCTTCTGCGCCGGGAGGTCAAGGCCGTGCCGGTCATGGACGGCAGAAACATCGCGGGGATCGTCACCGGCGGCGACCTGCTCACCCGCGCCCGGATGCCCCTGCGCCTGGACATGCAGGGGCAGCTGCCCTTCGAGCAGCGCTGCGAACAGGGCGCGGCGTCCGGGTTCGCGGGCCTCGTCGCCCAGGACATCATGTCCTCCCCGGCCCGGACCCTGAACATCAAGACCGATGTGGTCGACGCCCTGAAAATCATGGCCGGCAAGAACATCAAGCGTCTGCCCGTCACGGCCGACGACGGCACGCTCCTGGGCATCGTCAGCCGCACCGACGTGCTGGCGACCATCGCCAAAGCCTCGTCCGTGGCCGGGCATCTCGAAATCCTGCCTCCGGGACTGCACTCCACGGCCCGAGACGCCCTGTTCACAGACGTGCCCACAGCCGGGCCCGACACCCCCCTGGCCGACATCCTGGATCAGCTCGTCCGCTCTCCCCTGCGGCGAGTGGTCATCGTGGACGCGGAGCGCAAGGTCCTCGGTCTGGTCCACGACTGGGACCTGCTGCGCAGCTTCGTGCAAAAGGAATCTCCAGGCCTGGTGGCCCGGCTGGTGCGGGCCCTGACCAGTCAGGAGCCAGGCCTTCCCGCCCTGGAAGGCACTGCCCGGGACGTCATGACCACACGCGTCGTCACCGCACGGCCCGACGCCCCCCTGGCCCACGTCATCGGGACGCTGATCGAGAAAAAGATCAAGCGCGTCGTCGTCACGGACGACGACGGCCGACTGCTCGGCATCGTCGACCGCGACGCCGTGCTCAAGGCCCTGGCCAGGCAGTGA
- a CDS encoding sigma 54-interacting transcriptional regulator, with protein MKVRDIMQTPVKTLREGTSLREAAGFFRRETVRGAQVVNEHGFSTGVFSYEELLKALAAGAELSDPISLHVRPMMCSVHPDTAVEELKRYGSSFLTVVDGAQILGGIDMMAVDDIIKGGRISSKIPAYAALQDLPEAAFLVDEDWIVRWFNATAAVSCTAETADVLGKPLSQVLTEAGFGIETEPLDSQSIIIAWRDETRFLPITWPASFPNGTSDRMVLLRNVQEEMLRARELTKLRSLSKELDAIIDSSFDGIFITDGKGRALRINRAYERITGIRAREVLGKTMSELVHEGFYDESVTMKVLQSRRIETIIQKVRDSKTIVVTGNPIFDDDGGIWRVVTNVRDVTELRRLQLELERLAELQNHYRRELDSLRRNINTSPEIIIRSKKMQEVHDQAMRLAQVDSSVLITGESGVGKEVVAGLIHANSHRHAGPFIKISCAAIPEQLLESELFGYKAGAFTGALRSGKQGVFETANGGTLFLDEIGEMPLALQAKLLRVLQERTIVQVGGVSETPIDVRIIAATNRDLEEMVQTRQFRSDLFYRLNVVPLFIPPLRERQDAVIDFIYHFLGRYNQKYGLNKQIEPEAMDLLITAQWPGNVRQLGNTMERLVVMAKGEVITRADVYKTMGTSDAAQTACQEPLSGTLRDAVERAEKQALALALRNNPGSRAAARALGVNQSTVVRKARRYGLHMHENSDAPTHQ; from the coding sequence ATGAAAGTTCGCGACATCATGCAGACGCCTGTCAAAACCCTGCGGGAGGGCACGTCATTGCGAGAGGCCGCCGGCTTCTTCCGCCGGGAAACGGTGCGCGGGGCGCAGGTGGTGAACGAACACGGGTTCTCAACCGGCGTCTTTTCCTACGAGGAACTCCTCAAGGCTCTGGCCGCCGGCGCGGAGCTTTCCGATCCCATTTCCCTCCATGTCCGCCCCATGATGTGCTCGGTCCATCCCGACACCGCTGTGGAGGAACTCAAGCGGTACGGCAGCTCATTCCTGACGGTGGTGGACGGCGCGCAGATCCTGGGCGGCATCGATATGATGGCCGTCGACGACATCATCAAGGGCGGCAGGATATCCAGCAAGATTCCTGCGTACGCCGCGCTTCAGGATCTGCCGGAGGCGGCCTTCCTTGTGGACGAAGACTGGATCGTGCGCTGGTTCAACGCCACCGCGGCCGTGTCCTGCACGGCCGAAACGGCGGACGTACTGGGCAAGCCCCTGTCGCAGGTCCTGACCGAGGCGGGCTTCGGGATCGAAACGGAGCCCCTGGACAGCCAATCCATTATCATCGCCTGGCGCGACGAGACGCGCTTCCTGCCGATCACCTGGCCGGCGAGCTTCCCGAACGGCACATCGGATCGCATGGTGCTGCTGCGCAACGTCCAGGAGGAGATGCTGCGCGCCAGGGAACTGACCAAGCTGCGCAGCCTGTCCAAGGAACTCGACGCCATCATCGACTCCTCCTTCGACGGAATCTTCATCACCGACGGCAAGGGACGGGCCTTGCGCATCAACCGCGCCTACGAACGCATCACCGGCATCCGCGCCCGGGAAGTCCTGGGCAAGACCATGTCGGAACTCGTCCACGAGGGATTCTACGACGAATCCGTGACCATGAAGGTGCTGCAGAGCAGGAGGATCGAAACCATCATTCAGAAGGTAAGGGACTCCAAGACCATCGTCGTCACAGGCAACCCCATCTTCGACGATGACGGCGGGATCTGGCGCGTCGTCACCAACGTCCGTGACGTGACGGAACTGCGCAGGCTGCAGCTCGAACTGGAACGACTGGCCGAGCTGCAGAACCATTACCGCAGGGAACTGGACTCGCTCAGACGCAACATCAACACCAGTCCCGAGATCATCATCCGCTCCAAAAAAATGCAGGAGGTTCACGATCAGGCCATGCGGCTGGCGCAGGTCGATTCGTCGGTGCTGATCACGGGAGAGTCGGGGGTGGGCAAAGAGGTTGTGGCGGGCCTGATCCACGCCAACAGCCACCGGCACGCCGGCCCTTTCATCAAGATCAGCTGCGCGGCCATCCCCGAACAGCTTCTGGAGTCGGAACTCTTCGGCTACAAGGCCGGGGCCTTCACCGGGGCCCTGCGCAGCGGCAAGCAGGGGGTCTTCGAAACCGCGAACGGAGGCACACTTTTCCTGGACGAAATCGGCGAGATGCCCCTCGCCCTCCAAGCCAAGCTCCTGCGCGTGCTGCAGGAGCGGACCATCGTGCAGGTCGGAGGAGTGAGCGAAACCCCGATCGACGTGCGCATCATCGCCGCCACCAACAGGGACCTGGAAGAGATGGTTCAAACTCGCCAGTTTCGCAGCGACCTTTTCTACCGCCTGAACGTCGTTCCCCTTTTCATCCCGCCGCTGCGGGAACGACAGGATGCCGTCATCGACTTCATCTATCACTTCCTCGGGCGCTACAATCAAAAGTACGGACTGAACAAGCAGATCGAACCGGAAGCCATGGATCTGCTCATAACCGCCCAATGGCCGGGCAATGTTCGCCAGTTGGGCAACACCATGGAACGGCTGGTGGTCATGGCCAAGGGGGAGGTCATCACCAGGGCGGACGTGTACAAAACCATGGGCACGTCGGACGCCGCGCAAACGGCCTGCCAGGAGCCGTTGTCCGGGACACTGCGGGACGCGGTCGAGCGTGCGGAAAAACAGGCCCTGGCCCTGGCCCTGCGCAACAACCCCGGCAGCAGAGCCGCAGCCCGCGCCTTGGGGGTGAACCAATCCACCGTGGTGCGCAAGGCCCGCCGCTATGGCCTGCACATGCACGAAAATTCCGATGCGCCAACGCATCAGTGA
- a CDS encoding solute carrier family 23 protein yields MANWTERRQHGQEPPYIPLGKLKFRIPGIHYRWEWADYLQGLIMCAVCLSIIPVLQDTLGMPFEVALAIVILNGFLYLWHSLFGDPVVPGWVTPAIPLLIAYCSAFPAGPERMHALIAFELTLGLWCIFLGATGLAQRVINLIPRAIKAGVILGAGVAAIQLIFKEGGRFYSMPITISVCALVALFMMYNPLFRRWSTDHPLFRKISNLGILPAIIAAIIIAPLVGEAPFNMEWGFSKPDFVALWTDWVPWGTLGWPPLALFFKSFPMVLAAYIVIFGDAVQAQGIIHDADPIRPDEPVDYNPDRAHIIVGARNSVMSILGPDISMCGPIWAAMTVVTYERWKKGRDSMDSIFGGVGSFRWGTFTGYWLMPIVTVTKPILPAALSLTMIIQGFVSVYIGAREAKSLKDLGIAGIVAGILVSKGAAWAFGAGVIACLVLYGADFFKGDTQSGPLWADDLKSKKVCEESA; encoded by the coding sequence ATGGCGAACTGGACAGAACGACGGCAGCACGGACAGGAACCACCCTACATCCCATTGGGAAAATTGAAGTTCCGCATCCCGGGAATCCACTACCGATGGGAATGGGCAGACTACTTACAAGGCCTCATCATGTGTGCCGTCTGCCTGTCCATCATTCCCGTCCTGCAAGACACCCTGGGCATGCCCTTCGAGGTCGCCCTGGCCATCGTCATCCTGAACGGATTCCTCTACCTGTGGCATTCCCTTTTCGGCGACCCCGTCGTCCCGGGCTGGGTCACACCGGCCATCCCGCTCCTCATCGCCTACTGCTCGGCGTTTCCGGCCGGCCCCGAACGCATGCACGCCCTCATCGCCTTTGAACTGACCCTGGGCCTGTGGTGCATCTTCCTCGGTGCCACAGGGCTCGCCCAGCGGGTCATCAACCTCATCCCCCGGGCCATCAAGGCCGGAGTCATCCTCGGCGCGGGCGTGGCCGCCATCCAGCTCATCTTCAAGGAAGGCGGGCGGTTCTACAGCATGCCGATCACCATCAGCGTCTGCGCCCTGGTGGCCCTGTTCATGATGTACAACCCCCTGTTCCGGCGTTGGTCCACCGACCATCCCCTGTTCCGCAAGATCTCGAACCTCGGCATCCTGCCGGCCATCATCGCGGCCATCATCATCGCGCCCCTGGTCGGCGAAGCGCCCTTCAACATGGAATGGGGCTTCTCGAAGCCCGATTTCGTCGCCCTGTGGACCGACTGGGTGCCGTGGGGCACCTTGGGCTGGCCTCCCCTGGCCCTGTTCTTCAAATCCTTCCCCATGGTCCTGGCGGCCTACATCGTCATCTTCGGCGACGCGGTCCAGGCCCAGGGCATCATCCACGACGCCGACCCGATCCGTCCGGACGAGCCCGTCGACTACAATCCCGACCGGGCCCACATCATCGTCGGCGCACGCAACTCCGTCATGTCCATCCTCGGGCCCGACATCTCCATGTGCGGCCCCATCTGGGCGGCCATGACCGTCGTCACCTACGAACGCTGGAAAAAAGGCCGCGACTCCATGGACTCCATCTTCGGCGGCGTGGGCTCCTTCCGCTGGGGGACGTTCACCGGCTACTGGCTCATGCCCATCGTGACCGTGACCAAGCCCATCCTGCCCGCAGCCCTGTCCCTGACCATGATCATCCAAGGTTTCGTGTCCGTGTACATCGGCGCCCGCGAAGCCAAGAGCCTCAAGGATCTCGGCATCGCCGGCATCGTGGCCGGCATCCTGGTTTCCAAGGGCGCGGCCTGGGCCTTCGGCGCCGGCGTCATCGCCTGCCTGGTCCTTTACGGAGCCGACTTCTTCAAGGGCGACACGCAGTCCGGACCGCTCTGGGCCGACGACCTCAAGTCCAAAAAAGTCTGCGAAGAATCCGCCTGA
- a CDS encoding iron-containing alcohol dehydrogenase, whose protein sequence is MKQREIFTTTPRLVMGPGSLTTITEEIARLGASSALVITDPGLKATGIVTRLADILHEGGVATTLFDQVEADPPFELADAALARLREAGAQAVIGIGGGSSLDIAKVVSVMATNETPVTAMFGIDLIQKPGLPLILIPTTAGTGSEVTPIVILSDHHEKLKKGIVSPFLYPSCALLDPELTIGLPPKVTAATGMDALIHAVEAYTSRNATAMSDILATEAIRIIYGNIRTAFSDGENITARSNMLRGSMLAGMAFANAGVTAVHAFAYPIGAEFHIPHGIANTIMLVPVMQFNMIGNLERFAAIAGMFGRPTAGLSTRQAAQVAIDALSELSDDLRVPRHLGEFGVKDKDVPELAAGVMKVTRLLANNPRKLQLADAEAIYRAVL, encoded by the coding sequence ATGAAACAGCGAGAGATATTCACCACAACCCCCCGCCTCGTCATGGGTCCCGGATCCCTCACGACAATCACCGAAGAAATCGCCCGGTTGGGCGCGTCCTCGGCGCTTGTCATCACGGACCCAGGCCTCAAGGCCACGGGCATCGTGACCAGGCTGGCAGACATTCTCCATGAAGGCGGCGTCGCCACGACACTCTTCGACCAGGTGGAGGCCGATCCGCCCTTCGAACTGGCCGACGCGGCCCTCGCCAGACTGCGCGAAGCCGGGGCCCAGGCCGTCATCGGCATCGGCGGCGGTTCGTCCCTGGACATCGCCAAGGTGGTCAGCGTCATGGCCACAAATGAAACCCCGGTGACGGCCATGTTCGGCATCGACCTCATCCAGAAACCCGGCCTGCCCCTGATCCTCATCCCGACGACGGCCGGCACGGGCAGCGAGGTCACGCCCATCGTCATCCTCTCAGACCATCACGAGAAGCTCAAGAAAGGCATCGTCAGCCCCTTCCTCTACCCCTCCTGCGCCCTGCTGGACCCCGAACTGACCATCGGGCTGCCGCCCAAGGTCACGGCTGCGACTGGCATGGACGCCCTGATCCACGCCGTGGAGGCCTACACGTCGAGAAACGCCACGGCCATGTCCGACATCCTGGCCACGGAGGCCATCCGCATCATCTACGGCAACATCCGGACCGCGTTCTCAGATGGGGAAAACATCACGGCCCGCTCCAACATGCTGCGCGGCAGCATGCTGGCCGGGATGGCCTTCGCCAACGCCGGCGTGACCGCGGTGCATGCCTTCGCCTATCCCATCGGCGCGGAATTCCACATCCCGCACGGCATCGCCAACACCATCATGCTGGTCCCGGTCATGCAGTTCAACATGATCGGCAATCTGGAGCGCTTCGCCGCCATCGCAGGAATGTTCGGCCGCCCCACCGCAGGCCTGAGCACCAGGCAGGCGGCCCAGGTCGCCATAGACGCCCTGAGCGAACTGTCCGACGATCTCCGCGTGCCGCGGCATCTGGGCGAGTTCGGCGTCAAGGACAAGGATGTGCCGGAACTTGCGGCTGGCGTCATGAAGGTCACGAGACTCCTGGCCAACAACCCGCGCAAGCTTCAACTGGCCGATGCCGAGGCCATCTACCGCGCGGTCCTGTAA